Proteins co-encoded in one Alcanivorax sp. genomic window:
- a CDS encoding IS110 family transposase — protein MSVFAGVDIGARSVDVVSFGDDRFSKPKQYKQSPDGHHSLIRAMKKLRPKCIVMEATGVYYFDLAVALVEAGLPVAVINPKSTKNFANIKLQNSKTDSIDAALLAEYGMRMEPRLWTPPDQHRQALRSLGRQINRLTGSRTQAKNRLHAMKATLSTPTLLVEDEQEAIEMLDRRIDRLKRAAVELLGQSPKLKRLYKHFCAAKGIAEATALALLAELCVLPDHLKSAQVSRHAGLDIRLYQSGSSVHQASRISKAGNVYIRSALYMPAMSAVRFDPNAKAFYEAQVARGKTKLQAQVAVMRKYLTGLWACVKTDTPFDSSLLFSDCHAKNACA, from the coding sequence ATGTCTGTATTTGCCGGTGTGGATATTGGTGCTAGATCTGTGGATGTTGTGAGCTTTGGCGATGACAGGTTCAGCAAGCCCAAGCAGTACAAGCAGTCCCCTGATGGCCACCATTCCCTGATTCGCGCGATGAAAAAACTTCGACCGAAGTGCATCGTCATGGAAGCAACGGGGGTGTATTACTTTGATCTGGCGGTGGCTCTGGTTGAGGCTGGCCTGCCCGTGGCAGTGATTAACCCCAAAAGCACCAAGAACTTCGCCAATATCAAGCTGCAGAACAGCAAGACCGACAGCATAGATGCGGCACTGCTGGCCGAGTACGGCATGCGTATGGAGCCCCGGTTGTGGACACCACCAGATCAGCACCGTCAGGCCCTTCGAAGCCTCGGAAGGCAGATCAACCGCCTGACCGGTAGCCGGACACAAGCAAAGAACCGCCTCCACGCCATGAAGGCCACGCTGTCTACGCCCACGCTGCTCGTTGAAGATGAGCAGGAAGCCATTGAGATGCTGGATCGACGCATTGATCGGCTGAAGCGGGCTGCGGTGGAGCTTCTGGGACAATCACCTAAGCTCAAGCGCTTGTATAAGCACTTCTGCGCGGCCAAAGGCATCGCGGAGGCAACGGCCCTCGCATTGCTGGCTGAGCTGTGCGTCTTGCCGGATCACCTGAAATCCGCTCAGGTAAGCCGTCATGCCGGCCTGGATATACGCCTGTACCAGTCTGGAAGCAGCGTTCATCAGGCCTCAAGGATCAGTAAAGCGGGCAACGTGTACATACGCTCAGCCTTGTATATGCCTGCCATGTCAGCCGTGCGCTTTGATCCGAATGCCAAGGCATTTTATGAGGCCCAGGTGGCCCGCGGGAAAACCAAGCTGCAGGCCCAGGTGGCAGTAATGCGTAAGTACCTGACAGGCCTGTGGGCCTGCGTTAAGACGGACACCCCGTTCGATTCATCACTGCTTTTTAGTGATTGCCATGCGAAAAATGCTTGCGCTTGA
- a CDS encoding AraC family transcriptional regulator — MTGNFLPSSTLHGAAELLIAHGGDPKPLMNELRMDPAALQKSDLPVPAGRVGTFLERAAERADCRSFGIRLGLRSGMAILGPLWVLLRNAETVRQMFDDLAGHYELFTTAAAVTLEEVDRGVFVGWDTAAGLSGSNVQAVEFVIAVFCNEIRLRADPQWAPSWVQFRHSAPPQMHDHQQVFGSRVQFQAERNALFLDHATLARPVNESGFRSRALLSAMLRLDQQALNAGISRRVEGVVRALLPYAPCTLQDVSRVFGMAPRTLQEHLAGVGTSFKLIKDQVRSDLALKYLQQSSLSLSDIADILGYGALSSFSHSFRRWHGCSATAFRRQVEM; from the coding sequence ATGACTGGCAACTTTCTCCCCAGCTCAACGCTTCATGGTGCCGCTGAATTATTGATTGCCCATGGTGGTGACCCGAAGCCGTTGATGAACGAACTCCGTATGGATCCCGCGGCCCTGCAAAAGTCTGACCTGCCGGTGCCGGCGGGCCGGGTGGGCACGTTTCTGGAGCGTGCGGCTGAACGCGCAGACTGCCGCAGCTTCGGCATTCGTCTGGGGCTCCGCTCGGGGATGGCTATCCTCGGGCCTCTCTGGGTGCTGTTACGCAATGCGGAGACCGTTCGCCAGATGTTTGATGATCTGGCTGGCCACTACGAGCTGTTCACCACGGCAGCCGCAGTGACACTGGAGGAGGTGGATAGGGGCGTGTTTGTCGGCTGGGATACGGCTGCGGGCCTTAGCGGTAGCAATGTCCAGGCGGTGGAGTTCGTGATCGCCGTGTTCTGCAATGAGATCCGCCTGCGCGCCGATCCGCAGTGGGCACCCTCATGGGTGCAGTTTCGCCATTCGGCGCCGCCACAGATGCATGACCACCAACAAGTCTTTGGCTCCCGGGTCCAGTTTCAGGCAGAGCGCAATGCCCTTTTCCTGGACCATGCCACCCTGGCACGCCCGGTAAATGAATCCGGGTTTCGCTCCCGGGCGCTACTGAGTGCCATGCTGCGGTTGGATCAGCAGGCACTGAACGCCGGCATTAGCCGGAGGGTGGAAGGCGTGGTGAGGGCCTTGCTGCCCTATGCCCCTTGTACGTTGCAGGATGTTAGCCGGGTGTTCGGCATGGCGCCCCGCACCCTGCAGGAACACCTCGCCGGCGTTGGCACCAGCTTCAAGCTGATCAAGGATCAGGTCCGTTCTGATCTGGCCCTGAAATACCTGCAGCAATCCTCTCTCAGTCTGTCTGACATTGCCGACATCCTGGGTTATGGCGCTCTGAGCAGCTTCTCCCACTCATTTCGACGCTGGCATGGCTGCTCCGCTACGGCGTTTCGACGCCAGGTAGAAATGTAA
- a CDS encoding oxygenase MpaB family protein, with the protein MKKTKSPSASASPEASTSMNRRSFLALSGAVGASVMVPGWSWAGSQSVAGIGGVTVPPSYVYDDEADPVVVRLIDEGKVQEVNQILCSWKKNSQPLPAGLPDYLHDFIEEARQLPSWADMDKLNAADKFNQDRGTYLGVAYGFVSGMMSTVIPHEARAVYYSKGGADMKRRISRTAKFGYDIGSMGGFHNPNAEMVVTAVKTRLAHAGVRHLLPQSPHWQGTADQPKPISQRDILVTWHSLPTSVMRALDQWGVRVSDSQANAFLHSWQVAAHMLGVRDEYIPADWDGAYAQAPQILDPVLAPTPEGIKLAHILLDLAAEVDGGVLTRPMMESFTRYFLGDQIAEWLEIPRHPIQDQGLAYSWPYFVTMKEYGLYMPGSSQFYWACDEMLRQGAMWYLAEGQEINIEIPDMNNPNYS; encoded by the coding sequence ATGAAAAAAACAAAGTCTCCTTCTGCCTCCGCCTCACCCGAAGCGTCCACCTCAATGAACCGTCGCAGCTTTCTGGCCCTGTCCGGGGCCGTTGGCGCCAGTGTGATGGTGCCGGGCTGGAGCTGGGCGGGTAGCCAGTCCGTGGCCGGCATCGGTGGTGTCACTGTGCCGCCGTCCTATGTGTATGACGACGAAGCCGATCCGGTGGTGGTGCGCCTGATTGATGAGGGCAAGGTTCAGGAAGTTAACCAGATTCTCTGCAGCTGGAAGAAGAACAGCCAGCCGCTGCCCGCCGGCCTGCCCGACTACCTGCACGATTTTATTGAAGAGGCGCGCCAGCTGCCCAGCTGGGCGGACATGGACAAGCTGAATGCCGCTGACAAGTTCAACCAGGACCGTGGCACCTACCTGGGGGTGGCCTATGGGTTCGTGAGCGGCATGATGAGCACCGTGATTCCTCATGAAGCCCGTGCCGTGTACTACTCCAAAGGGGGCGCTGACATGAAGCGCCGTATCTCGCGCACCGCCAAGTTCGGTTACGACATCGGTTCCATGGGGGGCTTTCACAACCCCAATGCGGAGATGGTGGTGACCGCTGTGAAGACCCGTCTGGCCCATGCTGGTGTGCGCCATCTGTTGCCGCAGTCTCCTCACTGGCAGGGCACGGCTGACCAACCCAAGCCAATTTCCCAGCGCGATATCCTGGTCACCTGGCACAGCCTGCCCACCTCCGTGATGCGTGCCCTGGATCAGTGGGGCGTGCGGGTGTCAGATAGCCAGGCGAATGCCTTCCTGCATTCCTGGCAGGTAGCGGCACACATGCTGGGTGTGCGTGATGAATACATTCCGGCTGACTGGGATGGCGCCTATGCCCAGGCACCGCAGATTCTCGATCCGGTACTGGCCCCCACGCCGGAGGGTATCAAGCTGGCGCATATCCTGCTTGATCTGGCTGCCGAGGTGGATGGAGGCGTGCTCACCCGTCCAATGATGGAGTCCTTCACCCGCTACTTCCTGGGGGACCAGATTGCAGAGTGGCTGGAAATCCCGCGCCATCCGATCCAGGACCAGGGGCTGGCATACAGCTGGCCCTACTTTGTCACCATGAAGGAGTACGGCCTGTACATGCCGGGCTCCAGCCAGTTCTACTGGGCCTGTGACGAGATGTTGCGACAGGGCGCCATGTGGTACCTGGCGGAAGGACAGGAGATCAACATCGAGATCCCCGACATGAATAACCCCAATTATTCCTGA